In Podospora pseudopauciseta strain CBS 411.78 chromosome 2 map unlocalized CBS411.78m_2, whole genome shotgun sequence, the genomic stretch CTTCCTGTATGCTTAAGCCGAACGTTTGTTTCCCAGATACCTAGCTAGTGGTCTTGCCCCTATTCAAAATGTTGGGCATTCGCCTGGTGTCTCTGCTGGCCTTCACTGGCTCAGCCCTCGCAGAACTCGACTTCTCCAAGTGGAAGACTCGCCAGCCCGGCGAGCTCCGCGCTCCCTGTCCGGCCATGAATAGTCTCGCCAACCACGGCTTCATCCAGCGTGATGGCAAGAATATCACCGTCGAGGGCCTCACCCCTGTCCTCAAGGAGGTCTTCCATCTCAGTCACGAGCTCGCCTTCACCGTGTCTCAGCTGGGCCTCTTTACGGCCCTTGACCCATCCAAAGGTGTCTTTACTCTTCAAGACCTCACGGATCGTCACAACGTCTTTGAGCACGATGCTTCCCTGTCTCGCGAAGATGCCAAGTTCGGCGGTGACCAGTCTGTTCTTCATAAAGGACAGTTCAAAAAGTTCATGGATCACTTCAAGGGAGAAAAGTACATCTCCTTCGAAGCCGCTGCTAAGGCCCGCTATGCCATGGTCCAGGACTCGCGCAAGAGAAACCCCGACTTCACCTACGACGTCACGCACCGCATCACCAGCTACGGCGAAACTATCAAGTACCTCCGTACCATTGTCGAGCCCTCTACAGGGAAGTGCCCGGTTGACTGGATCAAGATCCTTTTTGGTAAGTTGCCACCTGTCAGCCCCCATGCATGC encodes the following:
- a CDS encoding uncharacterized protein (COG:S; antiSMASH:Cluster_4; EggNog:ENOG503P1QV) translates to MLGIRLVSLLAFTGSALAELDFSKWKTRQPGELRAPCPAMNSLANHGFIQRDGKNITVEGLTPVLKEVFHLSHELAFTVSQLGLFTALDPSKGVFTLQDLTDRHNVFEHDASLSREDAKFGGDQSVLHKGQFKKFMDHFKGEKYISFEAAAKARYAMVQDSRKRNPDFTYDVTHRITSYGETIKYLRTIVEPSTGKCPVDWIKILFEQERLPYNEGWRPPTNELSGFSLASEVLELALITPEKLPVDECLGKGKGKGNCKRRRSYLGI